A single Micromonospora luteifusca DNA region contains:
- a CDS encoding MOSC domain-containing protein, which translates to MRLTSIHTYPVKGCHRVDHDGAFVQPWGLAGDRRWMVVDADGVGVTQRETTRLVGLRASVRPGGLSLRADGQPDLDVPEPTDGEPVGVRTFRSRTVPVPALPAGRAADDWLGALLGRPVRLVWLARPTRHVAAEDREHDTGDQVSFADAYPLLLANAASLDVLNDWLAEAGEEPVPMTRFRPNLVVDGAPAWAEDDWVGRSLRIGDLPFRAAGPCDRCVVTTTDQETGVRAKEPLRTLGRHRNVKQKLLFGLHLVPLDSGQLAVGAPISIAP; encoded by the coding sequence GTGCGACTGACGTCGATTCACACGTACCCCGTCAAGGGTTGTCACCGGGTCGACCACGACGGTGCGTTCGTGCAGCCGTGGGGCCTGGCGGGCGACCGACGCTGGATGGTCGTGGACGCCGACGGCGTCGGCGTCACCCAGCGGGAAACCACGCGGCTGGTCGGTCTGCGTGCCAGCGTGCGCCCCGGGGGCCTGTCGCTGCGCGCCGACGGGCAGCCCGACCTCGACGTGCCCGAGCCGACCGACGGTGAACCGGTCGGGGTGCGTACCTTCCGTAGTCGCACGGTCCCGGTCCCGGCTCTGCCGGCCGGTCGCGCCGCCGACGACTGGCTCGGCGCGCTGCTCGGCCGACCGGTCCGACTGGTCTGGCTGGCCCGGCCGACCCGCCACGTGGCCGCCGAGGACCGCGAACACGACACCGGCGACCAGGTCAGCTTCGCCGACGCCTACCCGCTGCTGCTGGCGAACGCCGCCTCCCTCGACGTCCTCAACGACTGGCTGGCCGAGGCGGGGGAGGAGCCGGTGCCGATGACCCGGTTCCGACCCAACCTGGTGGTCGACGGGGCGCCGGCCTGGGCTGAGGACGACTGGGTCGGCCGTTCGCTGCGCATCGGCGACCTGCCGTTCCGCGCCGCCGGGCCATGCGATCGCTGCGTGGTGACCACAACGGACCAGGAGACCGGGGTACGTGCGAAGGAACCGCTGCGCACCCTCGGCCGCCACCGCAACGTGAAGCAGAAACTCCTCTTCGGACTGCACCTGGTGCCGCTCGACAGCGGTCAACTGGCGGTGGGGGCACCGATCAGCATCGCGCCCTGA
- a CDS encoding class I SAM-dependent methyltransferase, which yields MDAKQLRRAIARTRLAPVAAFPKRLARVARHDARVLGISARWLVTSREHHNYTYELTKLSRHHLAWFVSVVCDRPVRQIRGWLDEIESDQVLRRHIEQATVAAARRGLADKQVRYARRIGWYAIVRATRPAHVVETGVDKGLGTCVLAAALLRNAQEGHPGRVTSLDINPEAGYLARVAPWSDVVDLVIDDSIASIGALDRPVDLFLHDSDHSRAHEKREFDAVESKLAPGAILLTDNVTSTNVLGEHAERTGRRFLAYRESPANHWYPGDGIGVAW from the coding sequence GTGGACGCCAAGCAGTTGCGCCGAGCCATCGCCCGCACTCGACTCGCCCCCGTCGCCGCCTTCCCCAAGCGGCTCGCCCGGGTAGCCCGCCACGACGCCAGGGTGCTGGGCATCTCCGCCCGGTGGCTGGTCACCTCCCGCGAACATCACAACTACACGTACGAGCTGACCAAGCTCAGCCGCCACCACCTGGCCTGGTTCGTCAGCGTGGTCTGCGACCGGCCGGTGCGGCAGATCCGCGGCTGGCTCGACGAGATCGAGTCCGACCAGGTGCTGCGGCGACACATCGAACAGGCCACCGTCGCGGCCGCTCGTCGCGGCCTCGCCGACAAGCAGGTCCGCTACGCCCGCCGGATCGGCTGGTACGCGATCGTCCGGGCCACCCGACCGGCGCACGTGGTGGAGACCGGCGTCGACAAGGGGTTGGGCACCTGCGTCCTGGCCGCCGCCCTGCTGCGCAACGCCCAGGAGGGGCACCCCGGCCGGGTCACCTCGCTGGACATCAACCCCGAGGCCGGATACCTCGCCCGGGTCGCACCCTGGTCCGACGTCGTCGACCTGGTGATCGACGACTCGATCGCCTCGATCGGCGCACTGGACCGCCCGGTCGACCTGTTCCTGCACGACAGCGACCACAGCCGCGCCCACGAGAAGCGCGAGTTCGACGCCGTCGAGTCGAAGCTCGCCCCCGGCGCGATCCTGCTCACCGACAACGTCACCAGCACCAACGTGCTCGGCGAGCACGCCGAGCGCACCGGCCGGCGGTTCCTCGCCTACCGGGAGAGCCCCGCCAACCACTGGTACCCGGGCGATGGGATCGGCGTGGCATGGTGA
- a CDS encoding sugar transferase, translated as MMTIPIDVAALLFPLAISQNYWRGTLVNAGLTMAIFAAGGLYQARRHVSILDELPSIVGRLLASAAVVAIIAAERHSSVEYVAGFMRGVAISATLVIVGRALSRALTILVRKRRWVEHNAIIIGSGPVALELARLLRRYPQYGLRFVGCVDVTAQQDPAALPLLGSLDDLEKLIRVLKCEVLVIADPDCPESELMDSLLRPGSSRCDLWEVPRLWGSRSQGGYPDHIGAIPIVKVGDISLSGPRWAIKRASDVVFASLALFLLSPLLLLCAIATFIDGGRGIFFHQERIGRFGKPFKVVKFRSMRPVDETESKTNWSIANDRRVGPIGRFMRRTSLDELPQLWNILRGDMSVVGPRPERPYFVEKFSAEYPNYAMRHRVPVGLTGLAQVSGLRGDTPISDRARFDNYYIENWSLWLDIKVVLRTIAEVFRGGGR; from the coding sequence ATGATGACGATTCCGATCGACGTCGCAGCGCTGCTCTTCCCACTGGCGATCTCGCAGAACTATTGGCGCGGCACGCTCGTCAACGCCGGGCTCACCATGGCCATCTTCGCAGCTGGCGGGCTCTACCAGGCCCGCCGGCACGTGAGCATCCTGGACGAACTGCCGAGCATCGTCGGACGGCTGCTGGCGTCGGCCGCGGTGGTGGCCATCATCGCCGCGGAACGCCACTCCTCGGTCGAGTACGTCGCCGGTTTCATGCGTGGCGTCGCCATCTCCGCCACTCTGGTGATCGTCGGTCGGGCGCTCAGCCGGGCACTCACCATCCTGGTACGCAAGCGTCGTTGGGTGGAGCACAACGCCATCATCATCGGCAGCGGCCCGGTCGCCCTGGAACTGGCCCGGTTGCTGCGCCGCTATCCGCAGTACGGGCTGCGCTTCGTCGGCTGTGTGGACGTGACCGCGCAGCAGGACCCCGCGGCGCTTCCCCTCCTCGGCAGCCTCGACGACCTGGAGAAGCTCATCCGGGTGCTGAAGTGCGAGGTCCTGGTCATCGCCGACCCGGACTGCCCGGAGTCGGAACTGATGGACAGTCTGCTGCGACCCGGCAGCTCGCGCTGCGACCTGTGGGAAGTGCCGCGCCTCTGGGGGTCCCGCTCGCAGGGCGGATACCCCGACCACATCGGCGCGATCCCCATCGTGAAGGTCGGTGACATCTCGCTCTCCGGTCCGCGTTGGGCGATCAAGCGGGCTTCCGACGTGGTCTTCGCCAGCCTCGCCCTGTTCCTGCTCAGCCCGTTGCTGCTGCTGTGCGCGATCGCGACCTTCATCGACGGTGGGCGGGGCATCTTCTTCCACCAGGAGCGGATCGGCCGGTTCGGGAAGCCGTTCAAAGTGGTCAAGTTCCGGTCGATGCGCCCGGTCGACGAAACCGAGTCGAAGACGAACTGGTCGATCGCGAACGACCGGCGGGTTGGCCCGATCGGTCGGTTCATGCGCCGCACCTCGCTGGACGAGCTCCCCCAACTGTGGAACATCCTGCGCGGCGACATGAGCGTGGTCGGGCCGCGCCCGGAGCGGCCGTACTTCGTGGAGAAGTTCTCGGCGGAGTACCCGAACTACGCGATGCGGCACCGGGTTCCGGTGGGCCTCACCGGGCTCGCGCAGGTCAGTGGCCTACGTGGCGACACGCCGATCTCCGACCGGGCGCGGTTCGACAACTACTACATCGAGAACTGGTCGCTCTGGCTGGACATCAAGGTCGTCCTGCGTACCATCGCGGAGGTCTTCCGCGGCGGCGGTCGCTGA
- a CDS encoding LCP family protein translates to MQYRQEYAEPETQFLEAQEPSEPTKKARKKRPRWQKVALITFVVLALLGGGGMVAGGLYFRSINSGIERVDAFDGVPEESRPQVVAQGAMNIMILGSDSRDPENSSGSRTDTIILAHLPKDRQSAQLISIPRDSWVNVPKSPQGRGGRDAKINAAFAWGGVPLMVQTLEKFTGVRIDNVAMVDFAGFKEIVDALGGIDITVEKAFTSKHSLNPDGRREFVAGRQTMDGGAALDYARERYAFAEGDFTRIKHQQQVIKAILDKAASGGTLGSPTKLNSFIRATANAVAVDESMSLLDLASQLRHLRSGQLGFYTCPTTGTGRMGTESVVLVDKPKAERVFDAIRRDAVEEIAAATK, encoded by the coding sequence ATGCAGTATCGCCAGGAGTACGCGGAGCCCGAGACCCAGTTCCTCGAGGCGCAGGAGCCATCGGAGCCAACCAAGAAGGCGCGCAAGAAGCGTCCCCGGTGGCAAAAGGTCGCTTTGATCACCTTCGTGGTCCTGGCCCTGCTCGGCGGTGGCGGGATGGTCGCCGGAGGGTTGTACTTCCGTTCGATCAACTCCGGCATCGAGCGCGTCGACGCCTTCGATGGCGTGCCAGAGGAGTCTCGACCCCAGGTCGTCGCTCAGGGTGCCATGAACATCATGATTCTCGGTAGCGATTCCCGCGATCCGGAGAACAGCTCGGGCTCCCGGACCGACACCATCATCCTGGCCCACCTTCCGAAGGACCGGCAGAGCGCCCAGCTCATCTCGATCCCTCGGGACAGCTGGGTCAACGTGCCGAAGTCGCCGCAGGGCCGGGGCGGTCGAGACGCAAAGATCAACGCGGCGTTCGCGTGGGGTGGCGTTCCGCTCATGGTGCAGACCCTGGAGAAGTTCACCGGTGTCCGCATCGACAACGTGGCGATGGTGGACTTCGCCGGCTTCAAGGAGATCGTGGACGCCCTCGGCGGCATCGACATCACCGTGGAGAAGGCCTTCACGTCGAAGCACTCGCTGAACCCGGACGGTCGGCGGGAGTTCGTCGCGGGCCGGCAGACCATGGACGGTGGCGCGGCACTGGACTACGCCCGTGAACGGTATGCGTTCGCCGAGGGCGACTTCACCCGGATCAAGCACCAGCAGCAGGTCATCAAGGCGATCCTGGACAAAGCCGCCTCCGGTGGCACGCTGGGCAGCCCCACCAAGTTGAACTCGTTCATCCGGGCCACCGCGAACGCAGTCGCAGTAGACGAGTCGATGTCCCTGCTGGACCTGGCATCGCAGCTGCGACACCTGCGCAGCGGGCAGCTCGGCTTCTACACCTGTCCCACGACGGGCACCGGTCGAATGGGCACCGAGAGCGTCGTGCTCGTCGACAAGCCGAAAGCGGAACGTGTCTTCGACGCAATTCGCCGAGACGCGGTAGAGGAGATTGCCGCCGCGACAAAGTAG